In Campylobacter sp. VBCF_01 NA2, one DNA window encodes the following:
- a CDS encoding ribonuclease domain-containing protein, with translation MSKKFLNFALIFGVLALAFFLFYAKNSIFQGTQTQNSELCISKECVSEHIKAHGKLPSNFITKKQANALGWSGGDLHAYAKDKSIGGDRFGNYERALPAKKGRIYTEADIDYKGGARGKKRLVFSNDGLIFYTKDHYKSFERVQ, from the coding sequence GTGAGTAAAAAATTTCTAAATTTTGCCCTGATTTTCGGGGTTTTAGCACTAGCTTTTTTTCTATTTTATGCTAAAAATTCTATTTTTCAGGGCACGCAAACCCAAAATAGCGAGCTTTGCATTAGCAAAGAGTGCGTGAGCGAGCATATCAAAGCGCACGGAAAACTGCCTTCAAATTTCATCACCAAAAAGCAGGCAAACGCCCTTGGTTGGAGCGGTGGCGATTTGCACGCATACGCGAAGGATAAATCGATTGGTGGCGATAGGTTTGGAAATTACGAGCGCGCACTCCCAGCTAAAAAGGGCAGAATTTACACAGAGGCTGATATTGATTACAAGGGTGGTGCTAGGGGTAAAAAACGGCTAGTATTTTCAAACGACGGCCTGATTTTTTACACAAAAGACCATTACAAGAGCTTTGAGAGGGTGCAATAA
- a CDS encoding barstar family protein: MKQITIDATKVKSKAGLYKFIAKRLNFEPDYITNLDALYDALTERNDAEFIIENGQILKDKFGEFYEILLSVFIDSGVKFSVKNS, encoded by the coding sequence ATGAAGCAAATCACAATCGACGCAACCAAAGTAAAAAGCAAAGCTGGACTTTATAAATTCATCGCCAAACGCCTAAATTTCGAGCCTGATTACATTACAAATCTAGACGCACTTTATGACGCACTAACCGAGAGAAACGATGCTGAATTTATCATAGAAAACGGCCAAATTTTAAAAGATAAATTTGGCGAATTTTATGAAATTTTGCTAAGTGTTTTTATTGATAGTGGCGTGAAATTTAGCGTCAAAAACAGCTAA
- the galE gene encoding UDP-glucose 4-epimerase GalE, translated as MKILVTGGAGYIGSHVLKQLLESNRHEIVVVDNLCKGSMKAIDALKSVGEFEFIKENLENLPVIEEIFKKGKFDAIIHFAAFIEVAESVKNPIKYYLNNTANAINLIALCQKYGVKNFIFSSTAATYGEPENGKVTEESPQAPINPYGKSKLMVEWILKDTAAANKDFKFGILRYFNVAGASSDGLIGQNYPNATHLIKIATQTITGKRDKMYIFGDDYDTKDGTCIRDYIHVEDLASAHLAVLEYLQTNDSNVFNVGYGTGFSVKEVISEAKKVSGVDFAVEIAPRREGDPACLISNASKIRFQTTWVPCHEDLDEIIQSALNWERKI; from the coding sequence ATGAAAATTTTAGTTACAGGTGGCGCTGGGTATATCGGCTCACATGTTTTAAAGCAACTTTTAGAATCAAATCGCCATGAAATCGTGGTTGTCGATAATCTTTGCAAAGGCTCAATGAAGGCAATCGACGCGCTTAAAAGCGTGGGCGAGTTTGAATTTATCAAAGAAAATTTGGAAAATTTGCCAGTAATCGAGGAAATTTTTAAAAAAGGAAAATTTGACGCGATTATCCATTTCGCGGCATTTATCGAGGTTGCCGAGAGTGTGAAAAACCCGATAAAATACTATCTAAACAACACCGCAAACGCGATAAATTTAATCGCGCTTTGCCAAAAATACGGCGTGAAAAACTTCATTTTCAGCTCGACAGCGGCGACTTATGGCGAGCCAGAAAACGGCAAAGTAACCGAGGAAAGTCCGCAAGCTCCGATAAATCCGTATGGCAAAAGCAAGCTTATGGTCGAGTGGATACTAAAAGATACAGCCGCTGCGAACAAGGATTTTAAATTTGGAATTTTGCGCTATTTTAATGTCGCGGGCGCGTCAAGCGACGGACTAATTGGTCAAAACTATCCAAACGCCACTCACCTAATCAAAATCGCAACCCAAACAATCACTGGCAAACGCGACAAAATGTATATTTTCGGCGATGATTACGATACCAAAGACGGCACTTGTATCAGGGACTATATCCATGTCGAGGATCTTGCGAGTGCGCATTTAGCGGTGCTAGAATACTTGCAAACCAACGACAGCAATGTCTTTAATGTGGGCTATGGCACTGGATTTAGCGTCAAAGAGGTCATCAGTGAGGCCAAAAAGGTAAGTGGAGTGGATTTTGCGGTCGAAATCGCGCCGCGTCGCGAGGGCGATCCAGCTTGTCTAATCTCAAATGCTTCAAAAATTCGTTTCCAAACAACCTGGGTTCCATGCCACGAGGATTTAGACGAGATAATCCAAAGTGCGCTAAATTGGGAAAGAAAGATTTAA
- a CDS encoding DedA family protein, whose amino-acid sequence MFENLHTWGYLLLFLYTLGGGFIALVAAGILSFTGELNIWVCIAVACVSNFLGDTGLFWVSRYNKKDIMPYLKKQRRNLALSQILFKRYGDRIILIQKFIYGLKTLVPIAIGITKYSFLKFSILNAVSSLVWALIIGLLSFYAGDFVQEIYSHIKEKPYIAPLILALVVAAIICYFKFATKKRIKSE is encoded by the coding sequence ATGTTTGAAAACCTCCATACTTGGGGATATTTACTACTTTTTTTATACACTTTGGGCGGTGGATTTATCGCCTTGGTGGCTGCTGGAATTTTAAGCTTTACAGGCGAACTTAATATTTGGGTTTGTATAGCCGTAGCCTGCGTGTCGAATTTCTTGGGCGATACGGGGCTGTTTTGGGTCAGTCGCTACAACAAAAAAGATATCATGCCATACCTAAAAAAACAGCGCCGAAATTTGGCTTTGTCGCAAATTTTATTCAAACGATACGGCGATAGGATAATTTTAATCCAAAAATTCATTTATGGGCTAAAAACCTTAGTTCCAATCGCCATTGGTATCACAAAATACTCGTTTTTGAAATTTAGCATTTTAAACGCGGTTAGTTCGCTTGTCTGGGCGCTTATCATCGGACTTTTGAGCTTTTATGCTGGGGATTTTGTCCAAGAAATCTACTCTCATATCAAAGAAAAACCTTATATCGCGCCACTAATCCTAGCTTTGGTTGTAGCAGCGATAATTTGCTATTTTAAATTTGCAACCAAAAAAAGAATCAAAAGTGAGTAA
- a CDS encoding phosphoglycerate kinase, producing MSQILDIKDLNFTDGAKVFIRCDFNVPMDEFGNITDDRRIRSSIPTIRYCLDNGGCVILASHLGRPKNGYEEKFSLRPVAKRLGRLLDREVKFVDDIVGERASKAVSELKKGELLLLDNLRFEKGETKNDTELAKKLASYGEFYVNDAFGVCHRAHASVEAVTKFFDNEHKAAGFLLQKEIKFAADLIKRPARPFVAVTGGSKVSGKLQALHNLLPKVDKLIIGGGMAFTFLKAVGYDIGNSLLEEDLIEEAKNILRKGKELGVKIYIPVDTIAAPACSQDSVMKRVTVQEIPAGWMGLDIGPATVALFKEALDDAQTIWWNGPMGVFEIDKFARGSMRISHFIADSDATTVVGGGDTADVVERAGNADDMTFISTGGGASLELIEGKELPGVKVLTIEDSEQ from the coding sequence ATGAGCCAAATTTTAGATATTAAGGATTTGAATTTCACAGACGGCGCGAAAGTTTTTATCAGATGCGATTTTAATGTGCCTATGGACGAGTTTGGCAATATTACAGACGATCGCAGAATCCGCTCATCAATCCCTACGATTCGCTATTGTTTGGATAATGGTGGTTGCGTGATTTTGGCAAGCCACCTTGGTCGCCCAAAAAACGGCTACGAGGAGAAATTTAGCCTTCGCCCTGTGGCAAAAAGACTTGGCAGATTGCTTGATCGCGAGGTCAAATTTGTCGATGATATCGTAGGAGAGCGCGCTAGCAAGGCAGTTAGCGAGCTAAAAAAGGGCGAGCTTTTATTACTAGATAATTTGCGTTTCGAAAAAGGCGAAACCAAAAACGATACTGAATTAGCCAAAAAATTAGCTAGTTATGGTGAATTTTATGTCAATGACGCATTTGGCGTATGCCACAGAGCGCACGCAAGCGTCGAGGCTGTGACGAAGTTTTTCGACAACGAGCACAAAGCGGCTGGATTTTTGCTACAAAAAGAGATTAAATTCGCCGCTGATTTGATTAAACGCCCAGCCAGACCTTTCGTCGCTGTAACTGGCGGTAGCAAGGTCAGTGGCAAGCTCCAAGCCTTGCATAATTTACTCCCAAAAGTCGATAAACTCATCATCGGTGGCGGTATGGCTTTTACATTTTTAAAGGCCGTCGGATACGATATCGGAAATTCGCTTTTAGAAGAGGATTTGATTGAAGAGGCCAAAAATATCTTGCGCAAAGGCAAGGAATTAGGGGTTAAAATTTATATCCCAGTCGATACTATCGCAGCCCCTGCTTGCTCGCAAGATTCTGTTATGAAGCGCGTAACGGTTCAAGAAATCCCAGCTGGCTGGATGGGGTTAGATATCGGACCTGCGACGGTGGCGCTTTTTAAAGAGGCGCTTGATGATGCGCAAACTATCTGGTGGAACGGCCCTATGGGCGTGTTTGAGATCGATAAATTTGCGCGCGGAAGTATGCGTATATCGCATTTCATCGCTGATAGCGACGCTACGACCGTCGTGGGCGGTGGCGATACAGCCGATGTGGTCGAAAGAGCCGGAAACGCCGATGATATGACATTTATCTCCACAGGTGGTGGGGCTAGCTTGGAGCTAATCGAGGGTAAAGAGCTTCCTGGCGTAAAAGTCCTAACTATCGAGGATAGCGAGCAATGA
- the fabI gene encoding enoyl-ACP reductase FabI, producing MILKGKKGLIVGVANNKSIAYGIAKICHEQGAELAFTFLNDALKKRVEPIAAELGSDKIYELDINNDEHLANLRASLEKDFGKFDFVLHAVAFAPREALDGKFIDTTKEAFNVAMQTSVYSLIALTNAVEPLLNDGGAILTLSYLGGVKFVPHYNVMGVAKAALESSVRYLAHDLGERGIRVNAISAGPIKTLAASGIGDFRLILKYNEKNAPLKRNVDIFEVGKSGAYLLSDFASAVTGEIHYVDCGYNIMGMGDIATDDEGNTILAIDKN from the coding sequence ATGATACTAAAAGGTAAAAAAGGGCTAATCGTCGGCGTTGCAAACAACAAATCTATCGCTTATGGAATTGCGAAAATTTGCCACGAGCAGGGAGCAGAGCTGGCTTTTACATTTTTAAATGACGCTTTGAAAAAGCGCGTCGAGCCGATTGCAGCGGAGCTTGGAAGCGATAAAATCTATGAGCTAGATATCAATAACGACGAGCATTTGGCGAATTTACGCGCGAGTTTAGAAAAAGATTTTGGCAAATTTGACTTCGTGCTTCACGCTGTGGCATTTGCCCCACGCGAGGCGCTTGATGGCAAATTTATCGACACTACAAAAGAGGCTTTTAATGTCGCTATGCAAACTTCTGTTTATTCGCTGATTGCGCTTACAAATGCAGTCGAACCTTTGCTAAATGACGGCGGAGCGATTTTGACATTAAGCTACCTTGGTGGCGTGAAATTTGTCCCACATTACAATGTCATGGGCGTAGCAAAAGCAGCGTTAGAGAGCTCGGTTCGCTACCTAGCGCATGATTTGGGTGAGCGCGGAATTCGCGTAAATGCGATTTCAGCGGGTCCGATTAAAACTCTCGCGGCTAGTGGTATCGGCGATTTCCGCCTAATCCTAAAATACAACGAAAAAAATGCCCCGCTCAAACGAAATGTGGATATCTTCGAAGTCGGCAAAAGTGGCGCGTATTTGCTTAGCGACTTTGCCAGCGCAGTTACGGGCGAGATCCACTATGTCGATTGCGGTTACAACATAATGGGCATGGGCGACATCGCCACCGATGACGAGGGCAACACAATCTTAGCGATTGATAAAAACTAA
- a CDS encoding DNA ligase, whose translation MNKFAKTLFCIFLFFANLAFGDEFRPMLLKEYKKGMDISGWVVSEKLDGIRAVWDGKTLRSRKGKIINAPESWTKGFPNFMIEGELWSRRGEFEKIASIVSKATPDERWSEIKFYIFDMPNERKNLFEKMKILSNFIEKNGVQNLVVIPQTPVSSHEQIEEMLNLVVENGGEGLVIRNPYALYESGRSANILKYKKMRDSECKITHINPGYGKNKGKMGSVTCVDIKSGVKFKIGSGWSDEWRAKPPKIGTIITYQYQNLTSEKKPRFPTFLRLKPAI comes from the coding sequence ATGAATAAATTTGCAAAAACGCTTTTTTGTATTTTTTTATTTTTCGCAAATTTGGCTTTTGGCGATGAATTTCGCCCAATGTTGCTGAAAGAATACAAAAAAGGTATGGATATCTCAGGCTGGGTCGTAAGCGAAAAACTCGACGGAATCCGCGCCGTATGGGACGGCAAGACGCTTCGCTCACGCAAGGGCAAAATCATAAATGCTCCCGAATCTTGGACAAAAGGATTTCCAAATTTTATGATCGAAGGCGAGCTTTGGAGCAGGCGAGGGGAGTTTGAAAAAATCGCTTCGATTGTGAGCAAAGCCACGCCAGATGAGCGTTGGAGCGAGATTAAATTTTATATTTTTGATATGCCAAATGAGAGAAAAAATTTGTTTGAAAAGATGAAAATTTTATCAAATTTCATCGAAAAAAACGGCGTGCAAAATTTGGTCGTAATCCCGCAAACTCCGGTTAGTTCGCACGAACAAATCGAAGAAATGCTAAATTTGGTCGTAGAAAATGGCGGTGAGGGGCTGGTGATCCGAAATCCATACGCGCTGTATGAGAGCGGGCGCAGTGCAAATATCCTAAAATACAAAAAAATGCGTGATAGCGAGTGCAAAATCACGCACATAAACCCAGGATATGGCAAAAACAAGGGCAAAATGGGCTCTGTAACTTGCGTGGATATAAAAAGTGGAGTGAAGTTTAAAATAGGGTCTGGTTGGAGCGATGAGTGGCGCGCAAAACCCCCTAAAATCGGCACTATTATCACTTATCAATACCAAAATTTAACAAGTGAAAAAAAGCCTAGATTTCCTACATTTTTGCGCCTTAAACCCGCAATTTAA
- a CDS encoding 3'-5' exonuclease, which yields MNKKQSYICVFDCETVLDTAALLRILDKEIIDECYDEFDKKKYAKILLAGIDAKIQSKNDSVSNTLPKIYGDEPIFNDDKSKILNHKKLSIAAMAHFKEKTGSEFLPINFHKVVSISAVLADEFGKFVRVSTLQADDEKGKIKKFIDFINSHNPRLVSFNGRGFDLPMIMVRAMVHNISASEYFCTDDKLANKDKWTNYRSRYDGVFHLDLLDHICDFGSVRGLKLDFLCASLGLPGKYDVHGDQVLELFYDEKGDKIDEYCQSDTLNTYWLFLKYELLRGKILLNDYLDNLNLMSEYLQKHCADMGYSEIFCEFIAREIEKFKNE from the coding sequence ATGAATAAAAAACAATCTTACATTTGCGTTTTTGATTGCGAAACTGTGCTTGATACTGCGGCTTTGCTTCGAATTTTAGACAAAGAAATCATTGATGAGTGCTATGATGAATTTGACAAAAAAAAATATGCCAAAATTTTGCTTGCTGGAATTGATGCGAAAATTCAGAGCAAAAATGATAGCGTCTCAAACACTCTGCCTAAAATTTACGGCGATGAGCCGATTTTTAACGATGATAAAAGCAAAATTTTAAACCACAAAAAGCTCTCAATCGCGGCAATGGCGCATTTCAAGGAAAAAACAGGAAGCGAGTTTTTGCCTATAAATTTCCACAAAGTCGTAAGTATCAGCGCGGTTTTGGCTGATGAATTTGGCAAATTTGTGCGTGTAAGCACCCTGCAAGCAGACGATGAAAAGGGCAAAATCAAAAAATTTATCGATTTTATCAACTCGCACAATCCACGCCTTGTAAGCTTCAACGGGCGCGGTTTTGATTTGCCGATGATTATGGTGCGCGCAATGGTGCATAATATCAGCGCCAGCGAGTATTTTTGCACTGATGATAAGCTTGCGAACAAGGATAAATGGACGAATTATCGCTCGCGATATGACGGGGTTTTTCACCTTGATTTGCTCGATCATATTTGCGATTTTGGCTCTGTTAGGGGGCTCAAACTCGACTTTTTGTGCGCGTCTTTGGGACTGCCTGGCAAATACGATGTGCATGGTGATCAGGTTTTGGAGCTGTTTTATGACGAAAAGGGCGATAAAATCGACGAATACTGCCAGAGCGACACGCTAAATACATACTGGCTTTTCCTAAAATACGAGCTTTTGCGTGGCAAAATTTTGCTAAATGATTATTTGGATAATCTAAATTTGATGAGCGAGTATCTGCAAAAACACTGCGCCGATATGGGATATAGCGAGATTTTTTGCGAATTTATCGCGCGTGAGATTGAGAAATTTAAAAATGAATAA
- a CDS encoding lipid-binding SYLF domain-containing protein, whose product MKKIILSLLLFVGALFGEDELLINSAGAYSSVMKSNSAYKYLANEAEAVLIFPSVKKLGFIIGGMYGEGVIVYKGGQVSAVDISNASIGLQIGYEDNYLVIFVMSEAMINKMRKSQITLSGDATAVVGNYSADSGRLDMINKDMYVFTSKGGFFAGVSLGGSVIETKNSVAFDTSTQEYRLLMQVLGRNF is encoded by the coding sequence ATGAAAAAAATCATACTTTCACTTTTGCTTTTTGTGGGCGCACTTTTTGGAGAGGACGAGCTTTTGATAAATAGCGCGGGTGCGTATTCGTCTGTGATGAAAAGCAACTCTGCGTATAAATACCTAGCTAATGAAGCCGAGGCTGTGCTGATTTTCCCAAGTGTGAAAAAGCTAGGCTTTATCATAGGCGGAATGTATGGCGAGGGCGTCATCGTCTATAAGGGCGGTCAGGTAAGCGCTGTGGATATTTCAAACGCTAGTATTGGGCTTCAAATAGGCTATGAGGATAATTATTTGGTAATTTTCGTGATGAGTGAGGCTATGATAAATAAAATGCGCAAATCCCAAATCACCCTCTCAGGCGACGCGACAGCCGTGGTTGGCAATTACAGCGCGGATTCTGGCAGACTTGATATGATAAATAAAGATATGTATGTTTTCACAAGCAAGGGTGGATTTTTCGCCGGAGTAAGCCTAGGTGGCTCTGTCATAGAGACCAAAAATAGCGTGGCTTTCGATACTTCCACACAAGAATACAGGCTTTTAATGCAGGTTTTAGGGCGAAATTTTTAG
- a CDS encoding triose-phosphate isomerase gives MILAANLKCNHTRASFERYCEILNANLGDEILSKHEILVFPPSVALNLGNHKFIQGAQNFYPCQNGSFTGEIGKEMLGEFGISCVLIGHSERREILGETDELIARKFEFAKAEGYKIIFCIGENEAVYKEGKTKEFLASQLEKIDLNYQNLVIAYEPIWAIGTGNTATSAIIDEILSFLRTKTKAPLLYGGSVNLKNIAEISQISSCDGVLVGTASWEAENFINLIKEAK, from the coding sequence ATGATACTAGCCGCAAATTTAAAATGCAATCACACTAGGGCTAGTTTCGAGCGCTATTGCGAAATTTTAAATGCAAATTTAGGCGATGAAATTTTATCAAAGCACGAAATTTTGGTATTTCCGCCAAGTGTGGCTTTAAATTTGGGAAATCACAAATTTATCCAAGGCGCACAAAATTTCTATCCATGCCAAAACGGCAGTTTCACAGGCGAAATCGGCAAAGAAATGCTGGGTGAATTTGGCATTTCTTGCGTTTTAATCGGACATAGCGAAAGACGCGAAATTTTGGGCGAAACAGACGAATTAATCGCGCGAAAATTTGAATTCGCAAAGGCAGAGGGCTATAAAATCATCTTTTGTATCGGCGAAAACGAGGCTGTGTATAAAGAGGGTAAAACCAAGGAATTTCTAGCCTCTCAGCTTGAAAAAATCGATTTAAATTACCAAAATTTGGTCATTGCTTACGAGCCGATTTGGGCGATTGGCACGGGAAATACAGCCACGAGCGCGATAATTGATGAAATTTTAAGCTTTTTGCGCACCAAAACAAAGGCGCCTTTGCTTTATGGCGGAAGCGTAAATCTCAAAAACATCGCCGAAATTTCGCAAATTTCAAGTTGCGACGGCGTTTTGGTCGGCACGGCTAGCTGGGAAGCAGAAAATTTCATAAATCTAATCAAGGAAGCAAAATGA
- the gap gene encoding type I glyceraldehyde-3-phosphate dehydrogenase, translated as MATKIAINGFGRIGRCAARIALNRDDVELVAINDTAKRDLTRYLLQYDTVHGEFNKKVEIINDDYIAVDGKKIRVYSTRDASELDFAGLGAQVVLECTGAFLTTEKCKPFLDNGIKLVVMSAPAKDDTPTYVIGVNHESYAGESVISNASCTTNGLGPVAKILDDELGIEKGLMTTIHAYTNGQSLVDVKSRDFRRSRAAACNIIPTTTGAAKAISLILPQLKGKMHGQAVRVPVANVSMVDLTVSTKKETTADELNEIFRKYANGAMKGILVVDDDKRVSSDFCTSTFSTAVASDCTQVIGGNLIKVLSWYDNEWGYSNRLVDLAVFAASKRG; from the coding sequence ATGGCAACAAAAATTGCAATTAACGGCTTTGGACGCATCGGCAGATGTGCAGCCAGAATCGCGCTAAATCGCGATGATGTGGAGCTAGTAGCTATCAACGATACCGCTAAACGCGACCTTACTAGATACTTGCTTCAATATGACACAGTTCATGGGGAATTTAATAAAAAAGTTGAAATCATAAACGACGATTACATCGCAGTAGATGGCAAAAAAATCAGAGTTTATAGCACCAGAGACGCTAGCGAGCTCGATTTTGCGGGGCTTGGTGCCCAGGTTGTGTTAGAATGCACGGGAGCATTTTTAACCACAGAAAAATGCAAACCATTTTTGGATAACGGCATTAAACTTGTCGTTATGAGCGCCCCTGCTAAGGACGACACTCCGACTTATGTAATCGGCGTAAATCACGAAAGCTACGCAGGCGAGAGCGTGATTTCAAACGCTAGCTGCACCACAAACGGACTTGGCCCTGTGGCTAAAATTTTAGACGATGAGCTAGGTATCGAAAAGGGCTTAATGACCACAATCCACGCTTATACAAACGGCCAAAGCCTAGTCGATGTCAAAAGCCGTGATTTCCGCAGAAGTCGTGCGGCAGCGTGCAATATCATACCGACTACGACAGGCGCAGCCAAGGCGATCAGCCTGATTTTGCCACAACTTAAAGGCAAAATGCACGGACAAGCTGTGCGCGTGCCAGTAGCGAACGTTTCAATGGTAGATTTGACTGTTTCAACCAAAAAAGAGACCACAGCTGACGAGCTAAATGAAATTTTTAGAAAATACGCTAATGGCGCAATGAAGGGAATTTTGGTCGTCGATGATGACAAACGCGTATCAAGCGATTTTTGCACTTCGACATTTTCGACAGCTGTGGCGAGCGATTGCACGCAGGTGATTGGCGGAAATTTAATCAAAGTGCTAAGCTGGTATGACAACGAGTGGGGTTATAGTAACAGATTGGTTGATTTAGCGGTTTTCGCAGCGTCAAAAAGGGGTTAA